A portion of the Adhaeribacter radiodurans genome contains these proteins:
- a CDS encoding DUF4126 family protein produces the protein MATTSYTVNWQAFDWGAMAGMRSLSALAFTSHFLSKSPDASLSNSFLGFLQSERVATTLKVLAATEIIGDKLPNAPNRIAAPVLLVRLLSGALVGSAWSQHNGQSKEVGALWGGVGALAASYGFYYLRTKLSANTSAPDWVWALLEDGLTASLGITLGQASLQKESV, from the coding sequence ATGGCAACTACATCTTATACTGTTAATTGGCAAGCTTTCGACTGGGGAGCAATGGCTGGTATGCGCAGCTTATCGGCTCTTGCTTTCACCAGTCATTTTCTTTCTAAATCACCAGATGCAAGTTTATCGAATTCATTTCTGGGCTTTCTGCAATCAGAACGGGTTGCTACTACTTTAAAGGTTTTGGCTGCTACAGAAATTATTGGTGATAAATTGCCAAATGCTCCCAATAGAATTGCCGCTCCCGTATTATTGGTAAGGCTTTTATCGGGCGCTTTAGTTGGATCGGCCTGGAGCCAGCATAATGGTCAATCGAAGGAAGTAGGAGCTTTATGGGGCGGCGTTGGAGCTTTAGCCGCCTCTTATGGTTTTTATTATCTGCGGACCAAATTAAGCGCTAATACTTCTGCCCCCGATTGGGTATGGGCGCTTTTGGAGGATGGACTTACGGCATCGTTAGGCATAACTTTGGGCCAAGCTTCCCTCCAGAAAGAAAGTGTATAA
- a CDS encoding YfiT family bacillithiol transferase has translation MEHLQYPIGRFQPKPDYTPEENAALLQYLEKAPALYEELMANTSEADLTKTYRPGAWSVQQLVHHVADIHLLNFLRLKKAITEENYEITLIRMDNWAALPDSTQLPINSSLLIFKGVNQRYIHLLKTLDEQTLSKTYYHAARKLDLSLKQLLHMATWHVGHHLGHIELALGKQPQELKVGAEL, from the coding sequence ATGGAACACTTGCAGTACCCCATTGGCCGTTTTCAACCTAAACCAGATTATACTCCCGAAGAAAATGCCGCTCTGCTGCAATATTTAGAAAAAGCTCCGGCACTTTACGAAGAATTAATGGCTAACACCTCCGAAGCAGATTTAACAAAAACCTATCGGCCAGGTGCCTGGTCGGTGCAGCAACTGGTGCACCACGTAGCAGATATTCATTTGCTTAACTTTTTGCGCCTGAAAAAAGCTATTACCGAAGAAAATTACGAAATAACCTTAATCCGGATGGATAATTGGGCCGCTTTGCCCGATTCTACGCAGCTACCTATTAATAGTTCCTTGCTGATCTTTAAAGGCGTAAACCAACGGTATATTCATTTACTAAAAACATTAGATGAACAAACGCTTTCTAAAACGTACTACCACGCTGCCCGGAAACTAGATTTAAGTTTAAAACAATTACTGCACATGGCCACCTGGCACGTAGGCCATCATTTAGGCCACATCGAACTAGCCTTAGGGAAGCAGCCGCAAGAACTAAAAGTAGGTGCTGAGTTATAG
- a CDS encoding MATE family efflux transporter, whose translation MSQTVKTQRKQSAFYSLLKESLYGGEIDYTIGSIRRSVILLAIPMVLEMILESVFALVDLYFVGHLHNSSYAIQTVGLTESVLTVIYSLAIGISMAATAVVARRIGEKDPVAAAKAGMQAILIALAINTFISIVGLVFATNILLWMGASPEVAQRGTPFMQIMMGSSIFIMLLFLINGIFRGAGNAAIAMKSLWVANAANIILCPVFINGFGPIPAFGLTGAALATTIGRGLGVAYQIYHLANGKSILKVFASHFIPDWEQIKSLVKIASPAVLQFVIASCSWIFLAQLVATTGGDHGSAGYQTALRLLMFFMLPAWGLSNAASTLVGQNLGAQQVQRAEDSVIKTAKYNVIFMAVITVLSLAGARLFVSFFTNDPQIQEVAVQAIRFMSLGYIFYGIGMVLINAFNGAGDTWTPTWVNLFGFWLFQIPLAYFLAKTMELGPTGVFIAIPISETSITLASVVLFRKGKWKKIKV comes from the coding sequence ATGTCGCAAACTGTCAAAACCCAGAGAAAGCAGTCTGCTTTCTATTCCTTACTTAAAGAATCTTTATACGGGGGCGAAATAGATTATACTATTGGTAGTATTCGTCGGTCGGTTATATTGCTCGCCATTCCCATGGTACTCGAAATGATCCTGGAGTCGGTATTTGCTTTGGTAGATCTGTATTTTGTGGGGCATTTACACAATAGTAGTTACGCTATTCAAACCGTTGGATTAACCGAATCGGTTTTAACTGTTATTTACTCGCTGGCCATTGGTATAAGTATGGCGGCCACGGCTGTAGTAGCCCGGCGCATCGGGGAAAAAGATCCGGTAGCGGCGGCCAAGGCGGGTATGCAAGCCATTTTAATAGCGTTGGCCATAAATACTTTCATCAGTATTGTAGGGTTAGTGTTTGCCACTAATATTTTACTATGGATGGGAGCTTCGCCGGAAGTAGCGCAACGCGGTACACCCTTTATGCAAATTATGATGGGAAGCAGTATTTTTATTATGCTGTTGTTCCTGATTAATGGCATTTTCCGGGGGGCTGGCAACGCTGCTATTGCCATGAAAAGCTTGTGGGTAGCGAATGCCGCTAATATTATTCTTTGCCCGGTTTTTATTAATGGCTTCGGGCCAATACCTGCTTTTGGACTTACCGGAGCAGCTTTGGCTACTACTATAGGCCGTGGCTTAGGGGTAGCGTACCAGATTTACCACCTGGCTAATGGTAAAAGCATTTTAAAAGTATTTGCCAGCCACTTTATTCCGGATTGGGAGCAAATTAAATCATTAGTTAAAATTGCTTCACCGGCCGTGTTGCAATTTGTAATTGCTTCGTGTAGCTGGATATTTCTGGCGCAATTAGTGGCTACTACCGGCGGCGACCATGGTTCGGCGGGTTACCAAACGGCCTTGCGGCTCCTGATGTTTTTTATGCTGCCAGCCTGGGGCTTAAGCAACGCTGCTTCTACGTTAGTAGGCCAGAATTTAGGGGCCCAACAAGTACAAAGAGCCGAAGATTCAGTAATTAAAACCGCTAAGTACAATGTAATATTTATGGCGGTTATTACGGTACTTAGTTTGGCCGGAGCCCGGTTATTTGTTTCTTTTTTTACCAACGATCCGCAAATTCAGGAAGTAGCGGTACAGGCCATTCGATTTATGAGCCTGGGGTATATTTTCTACGGAATTGGTATGGTGTTAATCAATGCTTTTAACGGAGCCGGCGATACCTGGACACCCACCTGGGTAAATCTTTTCGGCTTCTGGTTGTTTCAGATTCCGCTAGCCTATTTTCTGGCGAAGACGATGGAATTAGGGCCAACGGGCGTGTTTATTGCCATACCCATTTCCGAAACATCTATAACCTTAGCCAGCGTTGTTCTTTTCCGAAAAGGAAAATGGAAAAAGATTAAGGTGTAG
- a CDS encoding MFS transporter — protein MKNTLTEETSLPKQIAQQTVFPILFAISFSHLLNDTMQSLIPAIYPLLKNSFRLDFTQIGLITLTNQLTASILQPFVGHYTDKKPQPYALVIGMGFTLIGLLLLSRVTNFGLILLSVGLVGVGSSIFHPEASRMAHLASGGRRGMAQSLFQLGGNAGSSLGPILAALIIVPYGQTNLGWFSLAALLAMLVLSWVGTWQKNHTAKIKKKVVAAPIETRLPISRNKVIASLVILLILIFSKHVYLASMTSYFTFYLIDKFHLSVQSSQMYLFVFLFSVAAGTFIGGPIGDRFGRKYVIWGSILGVAPFTLLLPYANLFWTGVLIVCIGVILSSAFSAILVYAQELVPGKVGLIAGLFFGFAFGIAGIGSAILGKVADQTSINFVFKICSFLPLIGLLTTFLPNLEKKKS, from the coding sequence ATGAAGAATACTCTTACCGAAGAAACATCTTTGCCTAAGCAAATTGCGCAGCAAACAGTTTTTCCGATTCTTTTTGCTATTAGCTTTTCGCATTTGCTCAACGACACTATGCAATCGCTGATTCCGGCAATATACCCTTTACTGAAGAATTCTTTTCGCTTAGATTTTACTCAGATCGGTTTAATTACGCTTACCAACCAGTTAACCGCTTCTATTCTGCAACCGTTTGTAGGACATTATACCGATAAAAAGCCCCAACCTTATGCATTGGTAATTGGTATGGGCTTTACTTTAATTGGTTTATTGTTGTTATCGCGGGTTACTAATTTCGGATTGATTTTGCTATCGGTTGGTTTAGTGGGGGTGGGCTCCTCTATTTTTCATCCGGAAGCCTCGCGTATGGCGCATTTAGCTTCGGGTGGCCGGCGGGGAATGGCGCAGTCACTGTTTCAATTGGGTGGTAACGCGGGCAGTTCGCTGGGCCCTATACTAGCAGCCTTAATTATTGTACCTTACGGACAGACTAATTTGGGTTGGTTTTCGCTGGCTGCTTTACTGGCTATGTTGGTATTAAGTTGGGTAGGTACCTGGCAAAAAAATCACACGGCAAAAATAAAAAAGAAAGTAGTAGCCGCTCCCATAGAAACGCGCCTGCCTATATCCCGGAACAAGGTTATCGCGTCGCTGGTGATTTTACTTATTCTTATTTTTTCGAAGCACGTGTACCTGGCCAGTATGACCAGTTATTTTACTTTTTACCTGATCGATAAATTTCACTTGTCGGTGCAAAGCTCTCAGATGTATTTGTTCGTATTTTTATTTTCGGTAGCGGCGGGCACTTTTATCGGTGGTCCTATTGGTGACCGATTCGGGCGGAAATACGTAATTTGGGGTTCCATTCTGGGGGTAGCGCCCTTTACGTTGCTGCTGCCTTACGCTAATTTATTCTGGACGGGAGTGTTAATTGTGTGTATCGGAGTAATACTTTCTTCTGCTTTTTCGGCTATTTTGGTGTATGCCCAGGAACTGGTACCAGGTAAAGTTGGCCTTATTGCCGGATTATTCTTCGGATTTGCTTTTGGTATTGCCGGTATTGGTTCCGCCATCCTCGGTAAAGTAGCCGACCAAACCAGCATTAATTTTGTTTTTAAAATATGCTCCTTTTTACCTTTAATTGGTTTATTAACTACTTTTTTACCAAACCTGGAAAAAAAGAAATCTTAA
- a CDS encoding M16 family metallopeptidase, with protein sequence MKNIYLLLFISLLSLTVAAQSETTTFTVNGLKVIFKRTQKETISVSMFYRGGVTNFTLAQAGLENLTLSAATTGGTQKYKEETFRDMADEHGIDISGHSGYDYGTITLDCVAGNFNEGWNLWSQAILTPTFDSKPFAMQRDRIMAAIRSHTSDPEDRLAQLAIGLSFAGTPYAKSPLGEEETISKFTADSVKNYYYQHLLNKNRMFLVVAGKISREDLEQKIKESFSTLPNKPYTPYVYTNSLFQEQRLVWEQRELATNYMCGLINAPAMTSPDFPAYLLTIKALSGRIFQEVRIKQNLSYDPGASLNIGQLPYATLYASSTNPKATLLTIASEYIKMRQSEVSAELLTLLKKSVKQGYYHTQESSRSLVKSLGESEILGDWKLSEDLLSKINNVTTQEMNVAFQKYTKGIRWAYLGDKQLAKEAFNQK encoded by the coding sequence ATGAAAAATATTTACTTATTGCTTTTTATCAGCTTACTCTCCCTCACCGTTGCCGCCCAGTCCGAAACAACAACGTTTACGGTAAACGGCTTAAAAGTAATTTTTAAACGTACGCAAAAAGAAACCATTAGTGTAAGTATGTTTTACCGGGGTGGAGTTACTAATTTTACTTTAGCTCAGGCAGGCTTAGAGAACTTAACTTTGAGTGCCGCTACTACTGGGGGTACCCAAAAATATAAAGAAGAAACTTTTCGCGATATGGCCGATGAACACGGCATTGATATTTCGGGACATTCGGGCTACGATTATGGTACTATTACCCTGGATTGCGTGGCCGGTAATTTTAACGAAGGCTGGAACTTATGGAGCCAGGCAATTTTAACTCCTACCTTTGATTCTAAACCTTTTGCTATGCAACGAGATCGGATAATGGCCGCTATCCGGAGCCACACCTCTGATCCCGAAGATCGGCTGGCGCAGCTAGCTATAGGATTAAGTTTTGCCGGTACACCTTACGCGAAAAGCCCGTTGGGCGAAGAAGAAACTATCTCTAAATTTACTGCTGATAGCGTTAAAAATTACTATTATCAACATTTACTAAATAAAAACCGGATGTTTTTGGTAGTGGCCGGTAAAATTTCGCGCGAAGACCTGGAACAAAAAATTAAAGAATCTTTCTCCACTTTACCCAATAAGCCCTATACGCCTTATGTGTATACTAACTCGCTTTTTCAGGAGCAACGGTTGGTTTGGGAGCAGCGCGAATTAGCTACTAATTACATGTGTGGTTTAATTAATGCACCAGCCATGACTAGCCCGGATTTTCCGGCTTATCTGTTAACCATAAAAGCTTTAAGCGGACGGATTTTTCAGGAAGTAAGAATTAAGCAAAATCTATCTTACGATCCGGGAGCAAGCCTTAATATCGGCCAGTTACCTTATGCTACCCTGTACGCCAGTTCTACTAATCCCAAAGCTACTTTGCTAACTATTGCCAGCGAGTACATTAAAATGCGCCAGAGCGAAGTATCGGCTGAGTTGCTGACTTTATTAAAGAAAAGTGTAAAACAAGGTTATTATCATACCCAGGAAAGCTCCCGGTCTTTAGTAAAAAGTTTAGGAGAGTCCGAAATTTTAGGCGACTGGAAATTGAGCGAAGATTTGTTAAGTAAAATAAATAACGTTACCACCCAAGAAATGAATGTTGCTTTTCAAAAATATACCAAGGGCATTCGGTGGGCTTATTTAGGCGATAAACAATTAGCGAAAGAAGCTTTTAATCAAAAATAA
- a CDS encoding M16 family metallopeptidase, whose protein sequence is MRKTFTLSIILCLFIGTVQAQLKLPPNMFFQKLPNGLEMLVVEDHTVPMVTIEIACKNGSFTETPEFNGLSHLYEHLFFKANKDYPNQIAYHNRVNELDIDFNGTTREELVNYYFSLPKENLVGGLKFMNSAIRYPKFKKQDMLQENEIVNAEFQRKESNPYYALKDAVDRHLWGDLYSRKHVIGDHNIILTATPDKMEVIKDKYYYPNNSVLVIAGDINHEKAFAEANKVFGSWSASKFDPFQKWPVPEFKPLTKTDYFVVESDIAQVPSIMFSWHGPDTRNDVAGTFAADVFSFIVNQQASRLFESLEASGLALSTGVNYYTQKYVGPITFYVTPNPDRIQECLAEMKKQIALWDSEDYFTDKQIERAKRLLAIEQVQQNEITEEYAHTLSFWWASSSVNYYTTYQENLNKVTKADLQAYVRKYIKNKPYCAGLLINSAMSRELKPTEFFKEN, encoded by the coding sequence ATGCGTAAAACTTTTACCCTTAGTATTATTTTATGTTTATTCATCGGGACTGTTCAGGCTCAACTAAAACTGCCGCCTAATATGTTTTTCCAGAAGCTGCCTAATGGCTTGGAAATGTTGGTAGTGGAAGACCACACGGTACCCATGGTAACCATAGAAATTGCCTGCAAAAATGGTTCATTTACCGAAACTCCTGAGTTTAATGGCTTAAGTCACTTGTACGAGCACTTGTTTTTTAAAGCAAACAAAGATTATCCTAACCAAATAGCCTATCATAACCGCGTAAATGAGCTGGATATTGATTTTAACGGTACTACCCGCGAAGAACTGGTGAATTATTACTTTTCGCTGCCCAAGGAAAATTTAGTCGGCGGCCTTAAATTTATGAATTCGGCCATTCGTTATCCTAAATTTAAAAAGCAGGACATGCTGCAGGAAAACGAAATTGTAAATGCTGAATTTCAGCGAAAAGAATCTAACCCGTATTATGCTTTAAAAGATGCCGTTGATCGTCATTTATGGGGCGACTTATATTCGCGCAAGCACGTTATCGGCGACCACAACATAATTCTAACCGCCACTCCGGATAAGATGGAAGTTATCAAAGACAAATATTATTACCCCAATAATTCTGTTTTAGTAATTGCCGGCGATATAAACCACGAAAAGGCATTTGCCGAAGCGAATAAAGTATTTGGGAGTTGGTCTGCTTCTAAGTTTGATCCTTTTCAGAAATGGCCTGTGCCGGAGTTTAAACCTTTAACTAAAACAGATTATTTCGTGGTTGAATCGGATATAGCTCAGGTGCCTAGTATTATGTTTTCGTGGCATGGCCCCGATACCCGTAATGATGTAGCCGGTACATTTGCCGCGGATGTTTTTTCTTTTATTGTTAACCAACAAGCCTCTCGGTTGTTTGAGTCGCTGGAAGCTTCGGGTTTGGCCTTAAGTACCGGCGTAAATTATTACACCCAAAAGTACGTGGGGCCGATTACTTTTTATGTGACTCCCAATCCCGACCGGATTCAGGAATGCCTGGCCGAAATGAAAAAGCAAATTGCCTTGTGGGACTCGGAGGATTACTTTACCGATAAGCAAATTGAACGCGCCAAACGTTTGCTGGCCATTGAGCAGGTTCAGCAAAACGAAATAACCGAAGAATACGCGCATACTTTATCGTTCTGGTGGGCTTCGTCGTCGGTAAATTATTATACTACTTACCAGGAAAACCTGAACAAAGTAACTAAAGCCGATTTGCAGGCTTACGTGCGGAAATACATTAAAAATAAACCTTATTGTGCCGGCCTGTTGATTAACAGCGCTATGAGCCGGGAACTTAAACCAACCGAATTTTTTAAAGAAAATTAA
- a CDS encoding FAD-binding and (Fe-S)-binding domain-containing protein, with the protein MTNSLSELKKALQGEFYYQETGLDNAMRLVYASDASIYQEKPLAVALPKNEADLKTLIQFAATAHVTLIPRAAGTSLAGQVVGNGIVVDISKYFDQILEINPAEKWVRVQPGVIRDDLNKKLKPFGLMFGPETSTASRAMIGGMVGNNSCGLHSIRWGSTRDHLLEAKVLLSNGEAATIGALTESELNQLVADNGYLGSIYKNLFQLLQKPENQSFIQEKFPHKNITRRNSGYALDALLETTPFSSIHEPFNLCKLIAGSEGTLCFLTELKLQLMELPSAENALLCIHCTSVGEALKANLIAMRHDVYASELVDKRILDFTKDNLHQRPNRFFIQGDPGAILMVEFFTDDREHCLVMAEALIQELKQAGLGYAFPVLFGSDAVMAWDVRKGGLGLLRNMPGDEQPVNLIEDCAVAIEDLPQYVADLDQLLHRHGLVASYYAHAGAGELHVEPMLNLKTAEGKMLFRTVLAETVELVKKYNGSLSGEHGDGRLRGEFIPAIMGPEVYELFREVKRIFDPHFIFNAGKIVDTPPMDEYLRYVPDQTTPQINTVFSFAGQGSILRLAEKCSGSGDCRKTQLTGGVMCPSYMATRQEKDTTRARANILRQFLTQEGNVNGFNHEEIKDVMDLCISCKGCKSECPSGVDIAKMKAEFLQHYYDANGTPLRTRLIGNFTRLNALASKMPWAYNTVMNNGLTGKLAKQMVGFAPQRTLPPLAKTTLRSWYKQWKKTAPVSGKKVYFFADEFTNYNDVEIGIKGIQLLTTLGYNVIIPEHVESGRTYLSKGLVRDAQKIAIRNVELLSRIVTKEAPIVGLEPSAILTLVDEYLDLVPDFLLAQANALARHSFYLDDFLAAEVANGFIRPEQFTTASRHIKLHGHCHQKALSTQATTVSLLSLPTNYQVSVIPSGCCGMAGSFGYEAEHYDVSMQIGELVLFPAVRAAEPEVLIAAPGTSCRHQIKDGTSRQALHPVEILWEALRK; encoded by the coding sequence ATGACAAACAGCCTTTCGGAATTAAAAAAAGCGTTACAAGGTGAATTTTATTACCAGGAAACCGGACTGGACAATGCTATGCGCCTGGTTTACGCCTCCGATGCTTCTATTTACCAGGAAAAGCCTTTGGCCGTAGCGTTGCCCAAAAACGAGGCTGATTTAAAAACCCTTATTCAATTTGCCGCTACGGCCCATGTCACGCTTATTCCGCGGGCAGCCGGTACTTCTCTGGCCGGGCAAGTTGTAGGAAACGGTATTGTAGTAGATATTTCGAAATATTTCGATCAGATTCTGGAAATTAACCCCGCTGAAAAGTGGGTACGGGTGCAGCCCGGCGTTATCCGCGATGATTTGAATAAAAAATTAAAACCATTCGGGCTGATGTTCGGCCCCGAAACGTCTACGGCTAGCCGGGCTATGATTGGGGGTATGGTAGGTAATAATTCCTGTGGTTTACACAGCATTCGCTGGGGCTCTACCCGCGACCATTTGCTGGAAGCCAAAGTATTGCTCAGTAACGGCGAAGCAGCCACTATTGGCGCCCTGACTGAATCTGAGCTAAATCAACTAGTAGCCGATAACGGCTATTTAGGTTCTATTTACAAAAATCTTTTTCAATTACTCCAAAAGCCGGAGAATCAATCCTTTATTCAGGAGAAATTTCCGCATAAAAATATTACCCGCCGGAACTCTGGCTATGCACTGGATGCCTTGCTGGAAACCACTCCGTTTTCTTCGATTCACGAGCCTTTTAACTTGTGTAAATTAATTGCCGGTTCCGAAGGTACGCTTTGCTTTTTAACCGAACTAAAGCTGCAATTAATGGAATTACCATCAGCCGAAAATGCCTTGTTGTGCATTCATTGTACGAGCGTAGGAGAGGCACTAAAGGCTAACCTTATAGCGATGCGCCACGATGTTTACGCTTCCGAGTTGGTAGATAAGCGCATTCTGGATTTTACCAAAGATAATCTTCACCAACGGCCTAACCGTTTTTTTATTCAAGGCGATCCGGGAGCTATTTTAATGGTAGAATTTTTTACCGACGATCGGGAGCATTGCTTGGTTATGGCCGAAGCTTTAATCCAGGAATTGAAACAAGCAGGTTTAGGTTATGCGTTTCCGGTATTATTTGGATCGGATGCAGTAATGGCTTGGGACGTGCGTAAAGGTGGTTTGGGTTTGCTGCGTAATATGCCCGGCGATGAGCAACCAGTTAACCTCATTGAAGATTGTGCCGTTGCGATTGAAGATTTACCACAATACGTGGCAGATTTAGATCAGTTATTACACCGGCACGGATTAGTGGCTTCGTATTATGCCCACGCCGGAGCAGGCGAGCTGCACGTGGAACCCATGCTCAACTTAAAAACCGCCGAAGGTAAAATGCTGTTCCGAACGGTTTTGGCCGAAACGGTGGAATTAGTAAAAAAATACAATGGCTCATTAAGCGGCGAACACGGCGATGGCCGTTTGCGCGGTGAGTTTATACCGGCAATTATGGGGCCGGAAGTGTACGAGTTGTTCCGGGAAGTAAAACGCATTTTTGATCCGCACTTTATTTTTAATGCGGGTAAAATTGTAGATACGCCACCCATGGATGAATACCTGCGGTACGTGCCCGACCAAACTACTCCCCAAATTAATACCGTTTTTAGTTTTGCGGGTCAGGGAAGTATTTTAAGGTTAGCCGAAAAATGCTCCGGATCCGGCGATTGCCGTAAAACGCAGCTTACCGGGGGCGTGATGTGCCCTAGTTACATGGCTACCCGCCAGGAAAAAGATACTACCCGCGCCCGGGCCAATATTCTCCGCCAATTTTTAACCCAGGAAGGTAACGTTAACGGCTTTAACCACGAGGAAATTAAAGACGTAATGGATTTGTGCATTAGCTGCAAAGGCTGCAAATCAGAATGTCCGTCGGGAGTGGATATTGCCAAAATGAAGGCCGAATTTTTACAGCATTATTATGATGCCAATGGCACGCCCCTACGAACCCGCCTGATTGGCAATTTCACTCGCCTCAATGCCCTAGCCTCAAAAATGCCTTGGGCTTATAATACTGTAATGAATAATGGTTTAACCGGAAAACTAGCCAAGCAAATGGTAGGATTTGCTCCGCAGCGCACTCTTCCGCCATTAGCCAAAACTACTTTGCGTAGCTGGTACAAACAATGGAAGAAAACAGCGCCGGTTTCCGGTAAAAAAGTATACTTTTTTGCGGATGAATTTACTAATTACAACGATGTAGAAATTGGTATTAAAGGAATTCAGCTACTTACAACTTTAGGTTATAATGTCATTATTCCGGAACACGTAGAAAGCGGCCGGACGTACCTGTCGAAAGGTTTGGTGCGGGATGCCCAAAAAATTGCCATCCGCAACGTAGAACTGCTAAGTAGGATAGTTACCAAAGAGGCGCCAATTGTAGGTCTGGAACCCTCGGCTATTCTAACTTTAGTGGATGAATATTTAGATTTAGTACCCGATTTTTTATTAGCTCAAGCCAACGCTTTAGCCCGGCATAGTTTTTACCTCGACGATTTTTTGGCGGCCGAAGTAGCCAATGGCTTTATTCGTCCGGAACAGTTTACTACAGCGTCCCGGCACATTAAACTGCACGGGCACTGCCACCAAAAAGCATTATCCACGCAAGCTACTACGGTCTCTTTACTGTCGTTACCTACCAATTATCAAGTGAGTGTTATTCCGTCGGGTTGTTGCGGCATGGCAGGTTCGTTTGGCTACGAAGCCGAGCATTACGACGTATCCATGCAGATTGGTGAGCTGGTTTTATTTCCGGCAGTACGCGCGGCAGAACCCGAAGTACTTATTGCTGCTCCTGGCACTTCTTGCCGGCACCAAATTAAAGATGGTACTTCGCGGCAAGCATTACATCCGGTCGAAATTTTATGGGAGGCTTTGCGTAAGTAA
- a CDS encoding cupin domain-containing protein, translated as MNTTDTLLAPMPGAEHRLVGGVQLDYMQTGAARVKRVIYPVGFRWSTDMKPIIGTELCMHAHAGFLAHGQLRIQYEDGFIEDFIAPQVVSIEPGHDGWVVGEEPAVLIEFDFLGDTVQHLQIPEVHSHGAK; from the coding sequence ATGAATACGACCGATACTCTTTTAGCCCCTATGCCGGGTGCGGAACACCGCCTGGTGGGAGGGGTGCAACTGGATTATATGCAAACCGGTGCGGCCCGGGTGAAACGAGTAATTTACCCGGTGGGCTTCCGTTGGTCTACGGATATGAAGCCTATTATTGGGACCGAACTATGCATGCATGCTCATGCCGGATTTTTAGCACATGGCCAGTTGCGGATTCAATATGAAGATGGTTTTATCGAAGACTTTATTGCGCCGCAAGTAGTATCTATTGAGCCGGGGCACGATGGCTGGGTAGTAGGCGAGGAACCAGCCGTATTAATTGAGTTCGATTTTCTGGGTGATACCGTGCAGCATCTGCAAATTCCGGAAGTGCATTCGCACGGAGCTAAATAA
- a CDS encoding GlcG/HbpS family heme-binding protein has product MSITLKQAEAAIQAAQQKAQELGVKMNIAVVDAGANLTAFARMDGAWLGSLDISIRKAKTARFFDMNTGEIGKLSQPGGPLYNIEHSNGGLITFPGGIPIRNSDDQIIGAIGVSGDSVENDHTVAEAGIQGIQ; this is encoded by the coding sequence ATGAGCATAACCTTAAAACAAGCAGAAGCCGCCATTCAGGCTGCCCAACAAAAGGCCCAGGAACTGGGTGTTAAAATGAACATTGCCGTAGTAGATGCCGGAGCCAATTTAACTGCTTTCGCCCGCATGGACGGAGCTTGGCTTGGTTCTTTGGATATATCCATCCGGAAAGCAAAAACAGCGCGCTTTTTTGATATGAACACCGGCGAAATTGGCAAACTCTCCCAACCTGGCGGTCCGTTGTATAATATTGAACATTCTAACGGGGGATTAATTACTTTTCCGGGCGGTATTCCTATCCGGAATAGCGATGATCAAATAATTGGGGCTATTGGTGTTTCGGGAGATTCCGTAGAAAACGATCATACCGTAGCAGAAGCGGGTATTCAGGGAATCCAATAA